One genomic segment of Streptomyces sp. RerS4 includes these proteins:
- a CDS encoding response regulator transcription factor produces MASVLVVEDDQFVRSALIRHLTEASHTVRSVGTALEALREVAHHRFDVVILDLGLPDLDGSEALKMLRGITDVPVIIATARDDEAEIVRLLNDGADDYLTKPFSVEHLSARMAAVLRRSQAAAAEPPSRVLRVGGLAIDPLRRQAELDGAVLDLTRREFDLLTFLAGRPGVVVARRELLAEVWQQSYGDDQTIDVHLSWLRRKLGETAARPRYLHTLRGVGVKLEPPL; encoded by the coding sequence ATGGCTAGTGTGCTCGTGGTCGAGGACGACCAGTTCGTACGTTCCGCCCTGATCCGACACCTGACCGAGGCCTCCCACACCGTGCGGAGCGTCGGCACGGCCCTGGAGGCCCTGCGCGAAGTCGCCCACCACCGCTTCGACGTGGTCATCCTCGACCTCGGCCTGCCCGACCTCGACGGCTCCGAGGCGCTCAAGATGCTGCGCGGCATCACCGACGTACCGGTCATCATCGCCACCGCGCGCGACGACGAGGCGGAGATCGTCCGCCTGCTCAACGACGGCGCCGACGACTACCTGACCAAACCCTTCTCCGTGGAGCACCTCTCCGCCCGGATGGCCGCCGTCCTGCGCCGCTCCCAGGCCGCCGCCGCCGAACCCCCCTCGCGCGTCCTGCGCGTCGGCGGGCTCGCCATCGACCCGCTGCGCCGGCAGGCCGAGCTGGACGGGGCCGTGCTGGACCTGACCCGGCGGGAGTTCGACCTGCTGACCTTCCTCGCCGGTCGGCCCGGGGTGGTCGTCGCCCGGCGCGAACTGCTCGCGGAGGTCTGGCAGCAGTCGTACGGGGACGACCAGACCATCGACGTGCACCTGTCCTGGCTGCGCCGCAAGCTCGGCGAGACCGCCGCCCGCCCCCGCTACCTGCACACGCTGCGCGGGGTCGGGGTGAAGCTGGAGCCGCCGCTGTGA
- the orn gene encoding oligoribonuclease, whose product MNDRMVWIDCEMTGLSLTDDALIEVAALVTDSELNVLGEGVDIVIRPPDSALENMPDVVREMHTASGLLDELAGGTTLADAEAQVLAYVREHVKEPRKAPLCGNSVGTDRGFLLRDMAALENYLHYRIVDVSSVKELARRWYPRAYFNSPPKNGNHRALADIKESIAELRYYREAVFVPQPGPDSDTARAIAAKHVVADE is encoded by the coding sequence ATGAACGATCGCATGGTGTGGATCGACTGCGAGATGACCGGGCTCTCGTTGACGGACGACGCACTTATCGAGGTGGCCGCGCTGGTCACCGACTCGGAACTCAATGTGCTCGGCGAAGGCGTGGACATCGTGATCCGCCCGCCGGACTCGGCCCTGGAGAACATGCCGGACGTGGTGCGCGAAATGCACACCGCTTCCGGGCTGCTCGACGAACTGGCCGGCGGCACCACCCTGGCCGACGCCGAGGCGCAGGTCCTGGCGTACGTACGGGAGCACGTGAAGGAGCCCCGGAAGGCGCCGCTGTGCGGCAACTCCGTCGGCACCGACCGCGGCTTCCTGCTGCGGGACATGGCTGCGCTGGAGAACTACCTGCACTACCGGATCGTGGACGTGTCCTCGGTGAAGGAGCTCGCGCGCCGCTGGTACCCGCGCGCGTACTTCAACAGCCCGCCGAAGAACGGCAACCACCGGGCGCTCGCGGACATCAAGGAGTCCATCGCCGAGCTGCGCTACTACCGCGAGGCGGTCTTCGTGCCGCAGCCCGGCCCCGACTCGGACACCGCGCGCGCCATCGCCGCCAAGCACGTGGTGGCCGACGAGTAG
- a CDS encoding universal stress protein yields MAGHEFSEPADRKRKPLADSASSDLRAVEQTRLPCDPAFRHGVVVGFDGSTSSERALAYAIGMARRSGSGLIIVHVANRLPTTVWAGCEPPVFVDVPDHRTEVLGLELACADYLSEVPWILVERGGDICHELEEVGREYSADAIVVGSTHGLLGRIFGSVAGRLAKRAQRPVVVIP; encoded by the coding sequence ATGGCCGGTCACGAATTCTCCGAACCCGCGGACCGCAAGCGCAAACCCCTCGCCGATTCCGCATCGAGCGACCTGCGCGCGGTGGAACAGACACGCCTGCCCTGCGACCCGGCCTTCCGGCACGGTGTCGTCGTGGGCTTCGACGGCTCCACGTCCAGTGAGCGAGCCCTCGCGTACGCGATCGGGATGGCCCGGCGCTCCGGGTCCGGTCTGATCATCGTGCATGTCGCCAACAGACTCCCCACCACCGTGTGGGCCGGCTGTGAGCCGCCGGTCTTCGTCGACGTGCCCGACCACCGCACCGAGGTGTTGGGGTTGGAGCTGGCGTGCGCGGACTACCTCTCCGAGGTGCCGTGGATCCTCGTCGAGCGGGGCGGGGACATCTGCCACGAGTTGGAGGAGGTCGGCCGCGAGTACTCGGCGGACGCCATCGTGGTCGGCTCCACGCACGGGCTCCTGGGTCGGATCTTCGGCTCGGTGGCGGGTCGACTGGCCAAGCGGGCACAGCGACCGGTTGTTGTCATTCCGTGA
- a CDS encoding HAMP domain-containing sensor histidine kinase: MRWALVKVCLAVTTMVVLAFAVPLGMVVQEMARDRAFSNAERQAATMSPTLSITTDPAQLRKAVESTQMGAAGRMAVHVPAVDEAAPVDIGGGWAGAHAVEETRRLGRATTAKVAGGGSALLQPTALGSGDIAVIEILVPESEVSNGVTTAWLVLAGVGIALVVGSVAVADRLGARLVRPAERLADAAHQLGEGRLGARVPEAGPKELRSAAVAFNSMADQVVELLANERELAADLSHRLRTPLTVLRLNAASLGDGPAAEHTRAAVEQLEREVDTIIRTAREQRAPATAAGAGCDASEVIRDRMAFWSALAEDEGREVRLAGVDRTVRVPVARPELAAALDALLGNVFRHTPEGTPFAVDVHDAGDAVIVLVSDAGPGIADPEAALRRGNDGARDGSTGLGLDIVRRVAESTGGDVRLGRSVLGGTEVRLWIALDDRARAGGRGAAGRRTRRRRRGD, encoded by the coding sequence GTGAGGTGGGCGCTGGTCAAGGTCTGTCTGGCCGTCACGACCATGGTGGTGCTGGCCTTCGCGGTGCCGCTGGGGATGGTGGTGCAGGAGATGGCCCGCGACCGGGCCTTCTCGAACGCCGAGCGGCAGGCCGCCACCATGAGCCCGACGCTCTCCATCACCACCGACCCGGCGCAGTTGCGCAAGGCCGTGGAATCCACGCAGATGGGCGCCGCCGGGCGGATGGCCGTCCACGTACCGGCCGTCGACGAGGCCGCGCCCGTGGACATCGGCGGCGGCTGGGCCGGCGCGCACGCGGTGGAGGAGACCCGCCGCCTCGGCCGGGCCACGACCGCGAAGGTGGCCGGCGGGGGATCGGCGCTGCTCCAGCCGACCGCCCTCGGCTCCGGGGACATCGCCGTCATCGAGATCCTGGTGCCGGAGAGCGAGGTCAGCAACGGCGTCACCACCGCCTGGCTGGTCCTCGCCGGCGTCGGGATCGCCCTCGTCGTCGGGTCCGTGGCCGTCGCCGACCGGCTCGGCGCCCGCCTGGTGCGGCCCGCCGAACGGCTCGCGGACGCCGCGCACCAGCTGGGGGAGGGCCGGCTCGGGGCGCGCGTCCCCGAGGCCGGACCGAAGGAACTCCGCTCGGCCGCCGTCGCGTTCAACTCCATGGCCGACCAGGTCGTGGAACTCCTCGCCAACGAGCGGGAGCTCGCCGCCGACCTCTCGCACCGCCTGCGCACGCCCCTGACCGTCCTGCGCCTCAACGCCGCCTCCCTCGGCGACGGGCCGGCCGCCGAGCACACCCGGGCGGCGGTCGAGCAGCTGGAGCGGGAGGTCGACACGATCATCCGTACCGCCCGGGAGCAGCGCGCCCCCGCCACGGCGGCCGGCGCCGGCTGCGACGCCTCCGAGGTGATCCGCGACCGGATGGCCTTCTGGTCGGCGCTGGCGGAGGACGAGGGCCGCGAGGTGCGGCTCGCGGGCGTGGACCGCACCGTACGCGTCCCCGTGGCCCGCCCCGAGCTGGCCGCCGCTCTCGACGCGCTCCTCGGCAACGTCTTCCGGCACACCCCGGAGGGCACGCCCTTCGCGGTGGACGTGCACGACGCGGGGGACGCCGTCATCGTCCTGGTCTCCGACGCGGGTCCGGGCATCGCCGACCCGGAAGCGGCCCTGCGGCGCGGGAACGACGGCGCCCGCGACGGCTCGACGGGGCTCGGGTTGGACATCGTCCGGCGGGTCGCGGAGTCCACGGGCGGCGACGTCCGCCTGGGGCGCTCCGTACTCGGCGGCACCGAGGTGCGGCTGTGGATCGCCCTGGACGATCGGGCGCGGGCGGGCGGGCGCGGCGCGGCCGGGCGGCGGACCCGGCGCAGGCGACGGGGCGACTGA
- a CDS encoding DoxX family protein — protein MTYERHARAARPGGPAPVATVTHDLGLLLLRLVVGLTMAGHGSQKLFGWFDGPGLSATGKGFTKAGYPAGDVMAVLAALSETFGGLALALGLLTPLAGAALIGVFINILDVRGLHAYFPPKGVELEVALFAGVLALTLTGPGRFSVDHFLPVLRESRPRFALLAVALGVAAGLVTFFLRD, from the coding sequence ATGACGTACGAACGACACGCCCGCGCGGCCCGTCCCGGCGGTCCGGCGCCGGTCGCCACCGTCACCCACGACCTCGGCCTGCTGCTGCTCCGGCTCGTCGTCGGGCTCACCATGGCCGGCCACGGCTCGCAGAAGCTCTTCGGCTGGTTCGACGGCCCGGGGCTCAGCGCGACCGGCAAGGGCTTCACGAAGGCCGGGTATCCCGCCGGGGACGTCATGGCCGTCCTCGCGGCGCTTTCCGAGACCTTCGGCGGCCTCGCCCTCGCGCTCGGGCTGCTCACGCCGCTCGCCGGGGCGGCCCTGATCGGCGTCTTCATCAACATCCTCGACGTCCGAGGCCTCCACGCCTACTTCCCACCGAAGGGCGTCGAGCTCGAAGTGGCGTTGTTCGCCGGGGTCCTCGCCCTCACCCTCACCGGGCCGGGCCGCTTCTCCGTCGACCACTTCCTCCCCGTGCTGCGGGAGTCGCGGCCCCGCTTCGCCCTGCTCGCCGTGGCGCTCGGGGTCGCGGCCGGACTCGTCACCTTCTTCCTGCGGGACTGA
- a CDS encoding disulfide bond formation protein B — protein MAALNTLVPRTPLEGGLLGRVQYWFACLFVIGWTGVVCGGLFYQFGLWEYPCPLCVVQRMFMLLAAIGAAHIIRSALTVGAVTGRDYMMGWGLALVAVTAGSFAAWRQTMLHILPGDKGYGSEVFGLHLYVWAWILFTASVVAIGAVLAFAHTTADRVIPATGPGAHRSAGLFALGFLGLVIAVNLVAVFLEEGFHWFLPDDPTRYRFFYDIGILDEPRAGGRPRG, from the coding sequence GTGGCCGCGCTGAACACCCTCGTCCCCCGGACGCCGCTGGAGGGCGGGCTGCTGGGGCGGGTCCAGTACTGGTTCGCGTGCCTCTTCGTCATCGGCTGGACGGGCGTCGTCTGCGGCGGGCTGTTCTACCAGTTCGGGCTGTGGGAGTACCCGTGCCCGCTGTGCGTCGTGCAGCGCATGTTCATGCTGCTGGCGGCCATCGGGGCGGCCCACATCATCCGCTCCGCGCTCACGGTGGGCGCGGTGACGGGCCGGGACTACATGATGGGCTGGGGCCTGGCCCTGGTCGCGGTGACGGCGGGCTCCTTCGCGGCGTGGCGGCAGACGATGCTGCACATCCTGCCCGGCGACAAGGGGTACGGCAGCGAGGTCTTCGGCCTGCACCTGTACGTGTGGGCGTGGATCCTGTTCACCGCCTCCGTCGTCGCGATCGGCGCCGTCCTGGCCTTCGCCCACACCACCGCCGACCGCGTCATCCCGGCCACCGGACCCGGCGCGCACCGCTCGGCGGGGCTGTTCGCGCTGGGCTTCCTCGGCCTGGTCATCGCCGTCAACCTGGTGGCCGTCTTCCTGGAGGAGGGCTTCCATTGGTTCCTGCCGGACGACCCCACGCGGTACCGGTTCTTCTACGACATCGGGATCCTGGACGAGCCCCGGGCCGGCGGGCGCCCGCGCGGCTGA
- a CDS encoding AAA domain-containing protein — protein MTAFDPGAAAAQATAAILRDTLHGTERGVVVDSPPGAGKSTLVVRAARELAAAGRRLMVVAQTNAQVDDLVLRLADKDPELKVGRLHSSDGDAYDPALRELPSVTLSAKPGDLAELPITISTAAKWAYVKDAEPWEHAIVDEAYQMRSDALLAVAGLFERALFVGDPGQLDPFSVVGAEQWAGLSYDPSASAVSTLLAHNPQLPQHRLPVSWRLPASAAPLVSRAFYPYSRFRSGTGPGERRLAYGVAGDGSGPDRVLDEAAEAGWGLLELPARHTPRTDPEAVRAVALVVRRALDRGAVTSDEQAPDPVPLTADRIAVGTAHRDQAAAVRAALTMLGVSGVTVDTANRLQGREYDLTVVLHPLSGRPDATAFHLETGRLCVLASRHRHACVVVARAGIAELLDDHPSTEPVQLGVTVKFPDGWEANHSVLAHLAEHRVTWRP, from the coding sequence GTGACCGCCTTCGACCCGGGCGCGGCCGCCGCCCAGGCGACCGCCGCCATCCTGCGCGACACCCTGCACGGCACCGAGCGGGGCGTGGTCGTCGATTCGCCGCCGGGGGCCGGGAAGTCCACGCTGGTGGTGCGCGCGGCCCGGGAGTTGGCCGCCGCCGGGCGCCGGCTGATGGTGGTGGCGCAGACCAACGCGCAGGTCGACGACCTGGTGCTGCGGCTGGCCGACAAGGATCCGGAGCTGAAGGTCGGCCGGCTGCACAGCAGTGACGGGGACGCGTACGACCCGGCGCTGCGCGAGCTGCCGTCGGTGACGCTGTCGGCGAAGCCGGGGGATCTGGCGGAGCTGCCGATCACCATCTCGACCGCCGCGAAGTGGGCGTACGTGAAGGACGCGGAGCCGTGGGAGCACGCGATCGTCGACGAGGCGTACCAGATGCGGTCCGACGCGCTGCTGGCGGTGGCCGGACTGTTCGAGCGGGCGCTGTTCGTGGGGGACCCCGGGCAGCTGGACCCGTTCAGCGTGGTCGGCGCGGAGCAGTGGGCGGGGCTGTCGTACGACCCGTCGGCGTCGGCGGTCTCCACCCTGCTGGCCCACAACCCGCAGCTGCCGCAGCACCGGCTGCCGGTGTCGTGGCGGCTCCCGGCGAGCGCGGCGCCGCTGGTCTCGCGGGCGTTCTACCCGTACAGCCGGTTCCGCAGCGGTACGGGTCCGGGTGAGCGGCGGCTCGCGTACGGGGTCGCGGGCGACGGTTCGGGCCCCGACCGGGTGCTGGACGAGGCCGCCGAGGCGGGCTGGGGCCTGCTGGAGCTGCCGGCGCGGCACACCCCGCGCACGGATCCGGAGGCGGTGCGGGCGGTGGCGCTGGTCGTGCGGCGGGCGCTGGACCGGGGCGCGGTGACCTCCGACGAGCAGGCCCCCGACCCGGTCCCGCTGACGGCGGACCGCATCGCGGTCGGCACCGCCCACCGCGACCAGGCCGCCGCCGTGCGGGCCGCGTTGACGATGCTCGGGGTCTCGGGGGTGACCGTGGACACCGCGAACCGCCTCCAAGGCCGCGAGTACGACCTCACGGTGGTCCTGCACCCCCTGTCGGGCCGCCCCGACGCGACGGCCTTCCACCTGGAGACCGGCCGCCTGTGCGTCCTGGCCTCCCGCCACCGCCACGCCTGCGTCGTGGTGGCCCGCGCGGGCATAGCGGAACTCCTGGACGACCACCCGTCGACGGAACCGGTCCAACTGGGCGTCACCGTCAAATTCCCCGATGGTTGGGAGGCGAACCACTCGGTACTGGCCCACCTCGCCGAACACCGCGTCACCTGGCGACCCTGA
- a CDS encoding fused MFS/spermidine synthase translates to MAGQVGGGLAELVPDRERPRAWTLLIGGAPQSHVDLDDPGRLDFAYQRRIGHLIDLVAPARQPLNVVHLGGGAFTLARYTAAARPRSTQQVVEIDAALVSFVREHLPLDLQARVRVRAVDARAGLAKVPDGWADLVIADVFSGARTPAHLTSAEFLDDVRRALAPGGWYVANLADGPPLAHLRGQIATAASRFAHLAVAADPVVWRGKRFGNAVLVAADRELPVAEFTRRVASDPYPGRVEHGRALADFTGGAAPVADAVAVASPEPPPSVFGN, encoded by the coding sequence GTGGCGGGGCAGGTGGGCGGCGGGCTCGCGGAGCTGGTCCCGGACCGGGAGCGGCCCCGCGCCTGGACCCTGCTGATCGGCGGGGCCCCGCAGTCGCACGTGGACCTCGACGACCCCGGCCGGCTGGACTTCGCGTACCAGCGGCGCATCGGCCACCTGATCGACCTCGTCGCGCCCGCCCGGCAGCCCCTGAACGTGGTGCACCTGGGCGGCGGCGCCTTCACCCTGGCCCGCTACACGGCCGCCGCGCGGCCCCGCTCCACGCAACAGGTGGTGGAGATCGACGCCGCCCTGGTGTCTTTCGTACGGGAACACCTGCCGCTGGACCTCCAGGCGCGGGTCCGCGTACGGGCCGTGGACGCGCGGGCTGGGCTGGCCAAGGTGCCGGACGGCTGGGCCGACCTGGTCATCGCGGACGTGTTCAGCGGGGCCCGCACGCCCGCGCACCTGACGAGCGCCGAGTTCCTGGACGACGTACGCCGGGCCCTCGCGCCCGGCGGGTGGTACGTGGCGAACCTCGCGGACGGGCCGCCGCTGGCCCACCTGCGCGGCCAGATCGCCACCGCCGCCTCCCGCTTCGCGCACCTGGCCGTGGCCGCCGACCCGGTGGTGTGGCGGGGGAAACGCTTCGGCAACGCGGTGCTCGTCGCCGCCGACCGGGAGCTGCCCGTGGCGGAGTTCACCCGCCGCGTGGCGAGCGACCCGTACCCGGGTCGGGTGGAACACGGCCGCGCGCTCGCGGACTTCACCGGCGGCGCGGCCCCGGTCGCGGACGCCGTCGCCGTGGCCTCCCCGGAGCCACCCCCGTCGGTGTTCGGTAACTAG
- a CDS encoding GPR1/FUN34/YaaH family transporter, which translates to MDNGVSAGSTASTSTLGNIALGLTLLAFGIGHTGILGGVTASDSVSLAMYVGGAALFLLGLVEYRGGNGFNGTAFAGLGVFWFTWAKGAGGAASADAAGTFLVLFAMLALTLTVAAASGLFGQGVYALLTLSLVLLAIAAFADSSGLAKAGGWVAALSGLLAWYGATAALAHWPMALRKTSGSGAVAAG; encoded by the coding sequence GTGGACAATGGTGTCTCTGCGGGAAGCACGGCCTCGACTTCGACCCTCGGGAACATCGCCCTGGGTCTCACCCTTCTCGCGTTCGGTATCGGCCACACCGGCATCCTCGGCGGTGTCACCGCCTCGGACTCCGTATCGCTCGCCATGTACGTGGGCGGCGCGGCCCTCTTCCTCCTCGGACTCGTCGAGTACCGCGGCGGCAACGGATTCAACGGCACCGCGTTCGCGGGCCTCGGCGTCTTCTGGTTCACCTGGGCCAAGGGCGCGGGCGGCGCGGCATCCGCGGACGCCGCCGGAACGTTTCTGGTCCTCTTCGCGATGCTCGCGCTGACCCTCACGGTCGCCGCCGCGAGCGGTCTCTTCGGCCAGGGCGTCTACGCCCTGCTGACCCTCTCCCTGGTCCTGCTGGCCATCGCGGCGTTCGCGGACAGCTCCGGTCTCGCCAAGGCGGGCGGCTGGGTCGCGGCCCTCTCCGGCCTGCTGGCCTGGTACGGAGCGACCGCGGCCCTGGCCCACTGGCCGATGGCGCTGCGCAAGACCTCGGGCAGCGGCGCGGTCGCCGCGGGTTGA
- a CDS encoding DUF5993 family protein encodes MDTLIFGGLLATLVAMYRATSRTVALGAWWVMLIAAILLMAHHITSGLALTLSY; translated from the coding sequence ATGGATACCCTGATCTTCGGCGGGCTCCTCGCCACCTTGGTCGCCATGTACCGGGCGACGTCCCGGACGGTGGCGCTCGGCGCCTGGTGGGTCATGCTGATCGCCGCCATCCTGCTGATGGCGCACCACATCACCAGCGGCCTCGCCCTCACCCTGAGCTACTGA
- a CDS encoding helix-turn-helix domain-containing protein, whose protein sequence is MSQDSTAVVADAGRKLAGRRRREIVAVLLFSGGPIFESSIPLSVFGIDRQDAGVPRYRLLVCAGEDGPLRTTGGLELTAPYGLEAIARAGTVVVPAWRSITSPPPPEALDALRLAHEEGARIVGLCTGAFVLAAAGLLDGRPATTHWMYAPTLAKRYPSVHVDPRELFVDDGDVLTSAGTAAGIDLCLHIVRTDHGSEAAGALARRLVVPPRRTGGQERYLDRSLPEEIGADPLAEVVAWALEHLHEQFDVETLAARAYMSRRTFDRRFRSLTGSAPLQWLITQRVLQAQRLLETSDYSVDEVAGRCGFRSPVALRGHFRRQLGSSPAAYRSAYRARRPQADVSQVSEISGPPVPHQRTPQPQRAAAALAASGPSVTELYAPSRVLREHA, encoded by the coding sequence ATGAGCCAGGATTCCACCGCCGTCGTCGCGGACGCGGGCCGGAAGCTCGCGGGGCGTCGTCGCAGGGAGATCGTCGCCGTGCTGCTGTTCAGCGGCGGGCCGATCTTCGAGAGTTCCATTCCGTTGTCCGTGTTCGGCATCGACCGACAGGACGCCGGAGTTCCGCGCTATCGACTGCTCGTGTGCGCCGGGGAGGACGGTCCGCTGCGGACCACCGGCGGACTCGAACTGACCGCGCCATACGGGTTGGAGGCGATCGCTCGGGCAGGCACGGTCGTCGTTCCGGCCTGGCGCTCCATCACTTCACCGCCACCGCCGGAGGCGCTCGACGCACTGCGTCTGGCGCACGAGGAGGGGGCCCGGATCGTCGGCCTGTGCACGGGAGCCTTCGTGCTCGCCGCCGCCGGGCTGCTCGACGGCCGACCCGCGACGACGCACTGGATGTACGCGCCGACGCTGGCCAAGCGGTACCCGTCCGTCCACGTCGATCCGCGCGAGCTGTTCGTCGACGACGGCGACGTGCTCACCTCCGCGGGCACCGCGGCCGGAATCGACCTGTGCCTGCACATCGTGCGCACGGACCACGGCAGCGAGGCGGCCGGGGCACTGGCCCGCCGACTCGTCGTCCCGCCGCGCCGCACGGGTGGCCAGGAACGCTACCTCGACCGGTCGCTGCCCGAGGAGATCGGCGCCGACCCGCTCGCCGAGGTCGTCGCCTGGGCACTGGAACACCTCCACGAGCAGTTCGACGTGGAGACGCTGGCCGCCCGCGCCTACATGAGCCGGCGCACCTTCGACCGGCGGTTCCGCTCCCTGACCGGCAGCGCGCCGCTCCAGTGGCTGATCACCCAGCGGGTGCTCCAGGCACAGCGGCTGCTGGAGACCTCCGACTACTCGGTCGACGAGGTCGCCGGGCGCTGCGGCTTCCGTTCGCCGGTCGCGCTGCGCGGGCACTTCCGAAGGCAGCTGGGGTCCTCCCCGGCCGCCTACCGATCCGCCTACCGGGCCCGTCGGCCGCAGGCCGACGTCTCGCAGGTCTCGGAGATCTCGGGTCCGCCGGTCCCGCACCAGCGCACCCCGCAGCCCCAGCGGGCGGCGGCGGCCCTGGCCGCCTCCGGTCCGAGCGTGACGGAGCTGTACGCACCGAGCCGGGTGCTGCGCGAGCACGCGTAG
- a CDS encoding histidine phosphatase family protein, which produces MAPRILLARHGQTAWSKLGKHTGRTDVPLLDEGRLGAKQLGERLAREPWASLRGLEVRTSPLVRASESCDLAGFGAQADAWDTLMEWDYGDYEGMTPAEIQAIRPGWLIWRDGVPGGESTADIAARADEVVAWARSAERDVLVFAHGHVLRTLAARWLGFDVSFGARIRLDPTSLSVLGWAYGAPALERWNDTGHLDG; this is translated from the coding sequence ATGGCCCCCCGCATCCTCCTCGCCCGCCACGGTCAGACGGCCTGGTCGAAGCTCGGCAAGCACACCGGACGCACGGACGTGCCGCTGCTGGACGAGGGCAGGCTGGGTGCCAAGCAGCTCGGGGAGCGCCTCGCCCGCGAGCCCTGGGCGAGCCTGCGCGGTCTGGAGGTGCGCACCAGCCCCCTGGTCCGCGCGAGCGAGAGCTGCGATCTGGCCGGTTTCGGCGCGCAGGCCGACGCCTGGGACACCCTCATGGAGTGGGACTACGGCGACTACGAGGGCATGACCCCCGCCGAGATCCAGGCGATCCGCCCCGGCTGGCTGATCTGGCGCGACGGGGTCCCCGGCGGCGAGTCCACCGCCGACATCGCGGCCCGCGCGGACGAGGTCGTCGCCTGGGCCCGCTCGGCGGAGCGCGATGTCCTGGTCTTCGCGCACGGCCACGTCCTGCGCACCCTCGCCGCCCGCTGGCTCGGCTTCGACGTCTCCTTCGGTGCGCGCATCCGCCTCGACCCCACGTCCCTCTCGGTCCTGGGGTGGGCCTACGGGGCCCCCGCGCTGGAGCGCTGGAACGACACGGGCCACCTCGACGGCTGA
- a CDS encoding tetratricopeptide repeat protein, with product MAAFPHSPNSSFRRLRGRHSPAEFAALVRKAAREIGETVSCDARYIGRVESGEIRCPNYAYERVFLHMFPGRTLADLGFSPREAVRGRSGRRVAPAPVDPADLAHPDHPDHPDHPHHPTTHRSKESDVLRRAFMAGGSATVAAATLSLTLLGDTRRLPSRAGEAEAAAVEDAVRQIRLLDDRHGADALYRRAVQPLRTAYALLDAGATRQSTEDRLHAGAGELAVSVGWLAHDSGRYEDARSHYSEALATARVSGDAGLEAHAFSNMAFLARDCGRPRESVRAAQAGRRAARPLGSPRLLALLALREAGGWAGLGDRRACEEALTRAHTEFSRGPSGADPEWMSFFGEAELESLESRCWATLGEHARAARHARRAGDLQDPHFARNVALYTAELADDLVRAGAPDEAAWAGGRVLDLLTDVRSTRIRSMLDETARALVPHQRSPRVGAFLTRHAQA from the coding sequence ATGGCGGCGTTCCCCCACTCACCCAACTCCTCGTTCCGGCGGCTGCGCGGTCGGCACTCCCCGGCCGAGTTCGCGGCCCTGGTGCGCAAGGCGGCCCGGGAGATCGGAGAAACGGTTTCCTGCGACGCCCGTTACATCGGCCGGGTCGAGTCGGGCGAGATCCGCTGCCCCAACTACGCCTACGAACGCGTCTTCCTGCACATGTTCCCGGGCCGCACCCTGGCCGACCTCGGCTTCTCCCCGCGCGAGGCGGTGCGGGGACGTTCGGGCCGGCGCGTGGCGCCCGCGCCGGTCGACCCCGCCGACCTCGCTCACCCCGATCACCCTGACCACCCCGACCACCCCCATCACCCCACCACCCACCGTTCCAAGGAGAGCGACGTGCTGCGTCGCGCGTTCATGGCGGGCGGCTCCGCGACCGTGGCGGCCGCGACGCTCAGCCTCACCCTGCTCGGCGACACCCGCCGGCTCCCGTCCCGGGCCGGCGAGGCCGAGGCCGCCGCCGTCGAGGACGCCGTACGCCAGATCCGGCTGCTGGACGACCGGCACGGGGCCGACGCCCTCTACCGGCGGGCGGTGCAGCCGCTGCGCACCGCGTACGCCCTGCTCGACGCGGGCGCCACCCGGCAGTCGACCGAGGACCGGCTGCACGCGGGGGCGGGGGAACTGGCCGTCTCGGTGGGCTGGTTGGCCCACGACTCCGGCCGGTACGAGGACGCCCGCTCCCACTACTCCGAGGCCCTGGCCACCGCCCGGGTCTCGGGCGACGCGGGGCTGGAGGCGCACGCGTTCAGCAACATGGCCTTCCTGGCCCGGGATTGCGGGCGCCCGCGCGAGTCGGTACGGGCCGCCCAGGCGGGCCGGCGGGCGGCGCGCCCGCTGGGCTCACCCCGGCTGCTCGCGCTCCTGGCGCTGCGGGAGGCGGGCGGCTGGGCGGGGCTGGGCGACCGCAGGGCCTGCGAGGAGGCGTTGACGCGGGCGCACACCGAGTTCTCGCGGGGGCCCTCGGGCGCCGACCCCGAGTGGATGTCCTTCTTCGGCGAGGCCGAACTGGAGTCCCTGGAGTCCCGCTGCTGGGCGACCCTCGGGGAACACGCCCGCGCGGCGCGGCACGCCCGCCGCGCGGGCGACCTCCAGGACCCGCACTTCGCGCGGAACGTGGCGCTCTACACCGCCGAGTTGGCCGACGACCTGGTGCGGGCGGGGGCGCCCGACGAGGCCGCCTGGGCGGGAGGTCGGGTGCTGGACCTGCTGACCGATGTCCGCTCGACGCGGATCCGCTCGATGCTGGACGAGACGGCCCGCGCCCTGGTCCCGCACCAACGCTCCCCGCGCGTGGGCGCGTTCCTGACCCGGCACGCGCAGGCCTGA